TTTCTAGGAAAGCATTACTTATGGAAACACACTCTGAATTATGGTCATTAGAAGCTATTAAAGAAGTATATAACACTCCTATTTTTGAGTTAATCCATAGGGCGAACGCTATATTAAGAAGTAATTTTCCTCACTCCGAATTACAGACATGTTATCTTGTGTCGATAAAAACAGGTGGTTGCACTGAAGATTGCGCTTATTGCGCACAGTCTTCACGTTACCAAACACATGTTAAACCAGAACCAATGATGAAAATCACAGAAGTTTTGGATAGGGCAAAACAGGCTATACGTGCTGGAGCCACGCGCGTATGTCTTGGAGCTGCTTGGAGAGAAGTCAAAGATAACCATCAATTTGATCGCACGTTAGAAATGATCAAAGGCATTACCGATATGGGTGCTGAGGTATGTTGTACTCTTGGTATGCTCACTCCAAGTCAAGCAGAAAAGCTCTTTGAAGCCGGCCTCTATGCTTATAATCACAACTTAGATTCTTCTGAAGGTTTTTACAAGACAATCATTACCACACGCAAATATGAAGATCGTTTACGCACTTTGGATATCGTTGAAAAATCTGGACTTCATGTTTGTTGTGGTGGGATTATTGGCATGGGAGAGACTGTTGAAGATCGTGTCGAGCTGCTTCATAATCTCGCACGTCGAGAACGTATGCCAGAATCGGTACCTGTCAATGTGCTTTGGCCGATAAAAGGAACTCCCCTATACGATCAAGCATCGATATCTTTTTGGGAGATCTTACGTACGATAGCTACAGCACGTATTGTGTTTCCCCAATCCATGGTACGCCTGGCCGCAGGACGTGCTTTTCTTTCTGTGGAACAACAAACTCTATGTTTCATTGCCGGAGCGAATTCGATTTTCTATGGTGAGAAACTCCTCACTGTAGATAACAACGATATGGATGCAGACACTGCCATGTTGAATTTACTTGGCATGCGCCACCGTCCATCATTTTCAATGGAAAGAGGGCAACCATGCCAATCTGTGACCTGTTAGAACAAAGATTAGAAAAACAAAAACAGAAAAAGATTCACCGCACATTAAAAACTGTCTCTGCTTCTATAGATTTCACGTCTAATGATTATCTTGGCTTTGCTAAATCTTTAGAGTTAAAACAAAGATTTTCTCATGCATGGGATTGTATGCATTCCCTGGGTTCTACAGGATCGCGTCTCCTCACAGGGCAATCTCTCCTAATAGATCGTGTAGAACACGACATTGCTGACTATCATCATATGGAAAGTGCTTTAGTTTTTAATTCTGGATACATGGCCAATCTCGGATTAATTTCAGCACTAGTTTCTAAAGAAGACCGTGTAATCTACGATATCTATATCCACGCTTCTATCCATGATGGCATTCGCCTTGCGCAAGCCCAGGGGATCCCTTTCCGTCATAATGATATGCAACATTTAGAAAAGCGTTTATCACAACCGCACGGTGGACAAACCTTTGTTTGCGTAGAATCGGTATATTCTCTTCATGGTTCAGTATCTCCCCTAAAAACTATCTGTGCTTTATGTAAAAAATACTCTGCGCATCTTCTTGTTGATGAGGCACATGCTCTAGGAGTCTTTGGCAATATAGGGGAGGGATTCGTCACTTCTTTAGGGCTTCAAAATGACGTATCTGCAACCGTATATACTTTTGGAAAAGCTTTAGGGATTCACGGTGCTGCAGTTGCCGGAAAAGCTCTGCTTAAAGACTACCTCATTAATTTCTCTCGTCCCTTTATTTATACCACGGCTCTGCCTCCCCATGCGTTTGCATTGATCCAATTAGCCTATCAATATAACGAAAAAGCGCATGTCCTTAGAGAAAATCTCCAACAACTGATCTCTTATTTCCGAGCAAAAGCACAAGACATGGGGTTACCTATGTTTAAAGACAATAGCAAGACGCCGATTCAGTCCTTATGTATACCAGGAAGCACTCAAGTACGCGAAGCAGCAAAAACACTGCAAGATTTTGGCTTTGATGTTCGTCCTATTGTCAGTCCCACTGTAAAACAAAAAGAAGAATTATTACGGATCTGTCTTCACTCGTTTAATACCCAAAGTGAAATCACAGAATTCTTGAATAAATTATACGCAGTTCAAAAAGGCTTATGCATATTATCATAGCAGGAATTGATACAGACGTCGGCAAGACATTCGTTAGCGCCATCTTAACGGTCCTACTTCAAGCAGAATATTGGAAGCCTATACAATCTGGCTCCTTAAACCACTCTGATAGTGCCATAGTTCATGCACTCTCAGGAGCCCGCTGCCACCCAGAATCTTACCGATTTTCTCATGCTCTAGCAGCCCACCAAGCAGCTCAAATCGATAATATTACTATGCATCAAGAAACGATCACTCTGCCAAAAACAGATGCTTCTCTCATTATTGAAACTTCAGGAGGATTCCTCTCCCCCTGCACACATGATTCTTTACAGGGTGATGTTTTTGCGCAATGGCCGTGCCATTGGGTGCTGGTGAGCAAAGCCTATTTAGGAAGTATCAATCACACGTGTTTAACACTAGAGGCTATGCGAGCAAGAAACCTCAGCATCTTAGGAATCATTCTCAATCAATACCCTAAGGAAGAAGAAGACTGGTTACTGCGTACGACCGGTCTGCCTTTTTTGGGACGTTTGAATTATGAAAAGAGTATTTCCAAAGCTACAGTACAAAACTACGCAAATTTATGGAAAGAAACCTGGAAATATAGAGACACACTGTTATGTTGACAGATCTAAAAAATGAGAAAAAACAATCTA
Above is a genomic segment from Chlamydia abortus containing:
- the bioD gene encoding dethiobiotin synthase, giving the protein MHIIIAGIDTDVGKTFVSAILTVLLQAEYWKPIQSGSLNHSDSAIVHALSGARCHPESYRFSHALAAHQAAQIDNITMHQETITLPKTDASLIIETSGGFLSPCTHDSLQGDVFAQWPCHWVLVSKAYLGSINHTCLTLEAMRARNLSILGIILNQYPKEEEDWLLRTTGLPFLGRLNYEKSISKATVQNYANLWKETWKYRDTLLC
- the bioB gene encoding biotin synthase BioB, with amino-acid sequence METHSELWSLEAIKEVYNTPIFELIHRANAILRSNFPHSELQTCYLVSIKTGGCTEDCAYCAQSSRYQTHVKPEPMMKITEVLDRAKQAIRAGATRVCLGAAWREVKDNHQFDRTLEMIKGITDMGAEVCCTLGMLTPSQAEKLFEAGLYAYNHNLDSSEGFYKTIITTRKYEDRLRTLDIVEKSGLHVCCGGIIGMGETVEDRVELLHNLARRERMPESVPVNVLWPIKGTPLYDQASISFWEILRTIATARIVFPQSMVRLAAGRAFLSVEQQTLCFIAGANSIFYGEKLLTVDNNDMDADTAMLNLLGMRHRPSFSMERGQPCQSVTC
- a CDS encoding aminotransferase class I/II-fold pyridoxal phosphate-dependent enzyme — its product is MPICDLLEQRLEKQKQKKIHRTLKTVSASIDFTSNDYLGFAKSLELKQRFSHAWDCMHSLGSTGSRLLTGQSLLIDRVEHDIADYHHMESALVFNSGYMANLGLISALVSKEDRVIYDIYIHASIHDGIRLAQAQGIPFRHNDMQHLEKRLSQPHGGQTFVCVESVYSLHGSVSPLKTICALCKKYSAHLLVDEAHALGVFGNIGEGFVTSLGLQNDVSATVYTFGKALGIHGAAVAGKALLKDYLINFSRPFIYTTALPPHAFALIQLAYQYNEKAHVLRENLQQLISYFRAKAQDMGLPMFKDNSKTPIQSLCIPGSTQVREAAKTLQDFGFDVRPIVSPTVKQKEELLRICLHSFNTQSEITEFLNKLYAVQKGLCILS